The sequence below is a genomic window from Nitrososphaerota archaeon.
TTTACCTTCTCTCTGCAAAAACTCCGGTTAGAGCAGATTTCCCTGTTGAGGTAGCCAATGAAATCAGCATCAATGATCTGATGTCGGTCGCCGGGGTTTCACTGGTAATCGTGGTAGCCATACTTGCGATAGTTTACAAGCGTGGTAGGCCTAAGAGTGCGAGCGTTATGATTTGATCGAGGAACTTTATCAATAACATCTATGAGGAAATATGTCTACCGAGTCTCAACCAAATAAGAAAGATAGAGAAAGGAGGCACCATAACCCGCCTCCAATAGGCGGACTCGCACCCTATTAGGGTTCGGGCCCCACCGGGCCTGCTGTTTGCTGTAAAAAAGGGAGGGGGTAGGTTGGGCAAGTCAACCTGACCCTTCGAATAATTGATATCCAAAGGGATTTTAGTTACGCATTAGAGTTTTCTTGTCAGCGAGCAGTGAAGACAATAGCCCATGTGATCTGTGAGCAGGATCTTGAGTGCTGAGCTCGCACTCCAGCTAACGCCCTTTAACCTAGTACCAGGTATAGCTCCCATGACGGGGCTACAACATGAAGTCCTAATATGGCATGTCTGTGTATGACTGATAGTCCCCATTACATATATAAACTCAGAAGTAGAAGTAATTCTGATTCTTGATGTCGTTCTAATTCAAAGCAAAACTACAACGGTTCTGATTACTAAGACTTGTGATATGATCAATAAGAATTATTGTTTCTGTTGTTATAGTACTTGAGTACTTTAAAAGAGTACTATCAGCTCTTTGTTAGGTACAAAAGACAATCTAATGTTTTATTGTGAAGGAGGAATATCTATGAAATCTCTCTTCCCATTTTACATCTATATTGGAAACTCTTGCGAAAAGAGGCCCCCTCTTGCACATTTCTATGACCCTCTCAATGGACTCCTTTTCACCTTCGAGAACAGCCTCAACCTTCCCATCATTCAAGTTCATCACCCAGCCTGTAATACCCTGCATAGTAGCCCGAGTTCTGACAAAGTTTCTGTAACCTATTCCCTGCACCTCTCCTTCGACTACAATTCTTGCCCGAGCGTAAGCCATATGCAGAGCAGAGCCCTCACTGCTATTGGTAAAAACATTATAGTTTGCTGGGTCTATGTTCTACGAATGGTCGGCAACGCTTCCACAAGAATCCGAGAAGGAGATTTGATCAAACTGACACAATCGATGGTAAGGATACCAAGTGTAAACCCTCCAGGCGATGAAGAAGATTTAGCTGAATTTTTGGTGCAGAAACTGAAATCCTATGGTTTCTTGAGCAAGCTTGTAGATGTAAAGTCAAAAAGGCCTAACGTCTTGGCAACGCTATCCGGCAAAAAGATGGGCAAAACAATTTTGATCAATGGGCATATGGATGTCGTCCCTGTAGGCGATTTGTCGGCTTGGATGTTTGATCCGTTTTCAGGAACCCTGCATCAAGGCAGGATTTACGGGAGGGGCAGCGTGGACATGAAGGGAGGTCTTGCTGCTGCCATAATCGCTGCAAAAACCTTTGCAGATGTTTACGGAGAAGATTTTGCTGGTAGCATAATCATCGCGGGGGTTGTCGATGAAGAGGATGCTGGAATTGGATCGAAGAAGTTAGTTCAAAATGTAAAGGCGGACATGGCAATAGTTGCAGAAGCCTCCGACCATTCAATCTACAGGGCTCACAAAGGAGTTTTGTGGTTCGAGATAACCACGAGGGGCAAGGCACTGCATTCCAGTAGAGTAAGATCAGGGAACTTTGAAAATGCAATTTACAAAATGAGCAGAGTCGTTAACACTCTGGAGGATTACCTTGCCGTACTGGAAAAAAAGGAAAATTCTCTGGTAGGCAACCCTACAATAAATGTAAGCATCATAAGAGGAGGCACAAAAACGAATATAGTGCCAGATTCATGTACTATAACCGTCGATAGACGCCTGCTACCAAATGAGGACCCAAAAGTCGCTCTTGAAGAGATACGTAAGTTATTGGTGAGCAAGACGAAATTCAAGAATTTGGAGTTTCGTGTAACTCTGGCGAGGGAAGGCTCTGTGATTAAAGAAGATGAGCCAATTGTAAAGCTCACTAGAGATGCTGTGCAAGATGTAACTGGCAAGCAACCGAAAGTCACTGGCTGCGTCGCTACAACTGATATGTCATTCCTAGTAAATCAGGGGAAGATTCCAACAGTGGTCTATGGACCAGGAAGTCTAGAACAGGCTCATGTTGCCAACGAATATGTCGAGGTTGATGAACTGCTCAAGGCAGCAAAGGTTTACGCAACTGTA
It includes:
- a CDS encoding acylphosphatase, whose translation is MAYARARIVVEGEVQGIGYRNFVRTRATMQGITGWVMNLNDGKVEAVLEGEKESIERVIEMCKRGPLFARVSNIDVKWEERFHRYSSFTIKH
- a CDS encoding M20 family metallopeptidase codes for the protein MQSRALTAIGKNIIVCWVYVLRMVGNASTRIREGDLIKLTQSMVRIPSVNPPGDEEDLAEFLVQKLKSYGFLSKLVDVKSKRPNVLATLSGKKMGKTILINGHMDVVPVGDLSAWMFDPFSGTLHQGRIYGRGSVDMKGGLAAAIIAAKTFADVYGEDFAGSIIIAGVVDEEDAGIGSKKLVQNVKADMAIVAEASDHSIYRAHKGVLWFEITTRGKALHSSRVRSGNFENAIYKMSRVVNTLEDYLAVLEKKENSLVGNPTINVSIIRGGTKTNIVPDSCTITVDRRLLPNEDPKVALEEIRKLLVSKTKFKNLEFRVTLAREGSVIKEDEPIVKLTRDAVQDVTGKQPKVTGCVATTDMSFLVNQGKIPTVVYGPGSLEQAHVANEYVEVDELLKAAKVYATVFEKVLCK